A genomic segment from Yimella sp. cx-51 encodes:
- a CDS encoding DUF402 domain-containing protein, with protein sequence MRRPVGSTDVTPSGGTVTLIGRRGEGWSPIIDSDMSLAEAVELIPSDIGAAIPDGPLVAAGRGPFFAEGTTVSWHYGRIVDMAKVVRDDERGLVAWIPSGSRRLSAVPLGGSHPRDMPLEQRFSAPWRIVEREWTGAGVLRIAPTGKPWSVWFFRDGDGEFTGTYVNLELPHQRPAPGSAAPHRVHSTDLVLDLWMDAGPEGDEDVWLKDEDELQVAVTQGRLTEQQEQAVRVFGEHACREVLARGAWPMDEGWQEWEPTADFDEPILLPDNEVIRWWRQRSGDHSLDG encoded by the coding sequence ATGCGTCGTCCTGTCGGATCCACAGATGTCACACCCAGCGGCGGCACCGTCACCTTGATCGGTCGCCGAGGCGAGGGCTGGTCTCCGATCATCGATAGCGATATGTCGCTGGCTGAGGCTGTCGAGCTGATCCCGAGCGATATCGGAGCGGCAATTCCTGATGGTCCGCTCGTCGCGGCCGGTCGCGGACCGTTCTTTGCCGAGGGCACGACAGTGAGTTGGCACTACGGCCGAATCGTCGACATGGCGAAGGTCGTGCGCGATGACGAGCGCGGGCTGGTGGCGTGGATTCCGTCCGGCTCACGCCGCTTGAGTGCGGTGCCGCTCGGCGGGTCTCATCCGCGCGACATGCCGCTGGAACAGCGCTTCAGCGCGCCGTGGCGGATCGTCGAGCGGGAGTGGACGGGCGCAGGCGTGCTGCGGATCGCGCCCACCGGGAAGCCGTGGTCGGTGTGGTTCTTCCGTGACGGTGACGGTGAGTTCACCGGCACCTACGTGAATCTCGAACTCCCGCACCAGCGTCCGGCACCGGGCAGCGCTGCACCGCACAGGGTGCACAGCACTGACCTCGTGCTCGACCTCTGGATGGACGCCGGCCCGGAGGGTGATGAGGACGTCTGGCTCAAGGACGAGGACGAACTGCAGGTTGCCGTGACGCAGGGCCGGCTGACCGAGCAGCAGGAGCAGGCCGTCCGCGTCTTCGGCGAGCATGCCTGTCGGGAGGTGCTCGCTCGCGGCGCTTGGCCGATGGACGAGGGCTGGCAGGAGTGGGAGCCGACCGCTGACTTCGATGAACCAATTCTGTTGCCCGACAACGAAGTCATCCGATGGTGGCGCCAGCGATCAGGTGATCATTCGCTCGACGGCTGA
- the ettA gene encoding energy-dependent translational throttle protein EttA codes for MAEFIYTMTKARKAVGDKVILDDVSMSFFPGAKIGVVGPNGAGKSTILKIMAGLDQPSNGEARLSPGYSVGILLQEPPLNEEKDVKGNVEEGMGQIKKDLDRFNEISEEMAQPDADFDSLMEEMGKLQEKIDNADAWDLDSQIEQAMDALRCPPGDADVTVLSGGERRRVALAKLLLSKPDLLLLDEPTNHLDAESVTWLEQHLESYPGAVLAVTHDRYFLDNVAQWICEVDRGRLYPYEGNYSTYLEKKQERLQVQGKKDAKLAKRLKSELEWVRSNAKARQTKSKARLARYEEMAAEAERTKKLDFEEIQIPPGPRLGAQVIEVKNLKKGFGDRTLIDGLSFTLPRNGIVGVIGPNGVGKTTLFKTIVGLEEADGGEVKIGDSVNISYVDQSRGGIDSQKTLWEVVSDGLDYIQVGQVEIPSRAYVSQFGFKGPDQQKKAGVLSGGERNRLNLALTLKQGGNLLLLDEPTNDLDVETLGSLENALLDFPGCAVVISHDRWFLDRVATHILAYEGDDENPAKWYWFEGNFDAYEENKIERLGAEAARPHRVTYRKLTRD; via the coding sequence ATGGCTGAGTTCATTTACACCATGACCAAGGCGCGAAAAGCCGTTGGCGACAAGGTGATCCTCGACGACGTGAGCATGTCGTTCTTCCCCGGCGCGAAGATCGGGGTGGTCGGCCCCAACGGTGCGGGTAAGTCGACGATCCTGAAGATCATGGCCGGACTCGACCAACCCTCCAACGGCGAGGCGCGGCTTTCGCCCGGCTACAGCGTCGGCATCCTGCTGCAGGAACCGCCGCTGAACGAGGAGAAGGACGTCAAGGGCAACGTTGAGGAGGGCATGGGGCAGATCAAGAAGGACCTTGATCGCTTCAACGAGATCTCCGAGGAAATGGCGCAGCCCGACGCCGATTTCGACTCGCTCATGGAAGAAATGGGCAAGCTGCAGGAGAAGATCGACAACGCGGACGCCTGGGATCTCGACTCCCAGATCGAGCAGGCGATGGACGCGCTGCGCTGCCCGCCCGGCGATGCCGATGTCACGGTGCTCTCCGGTGGTGAGCGCCGTCGCGTGGCGCTGGCCAAGCTGCTGTTGAGCAAGCCTGACCTGCTGCTGCTCGACGAGCCCACCAACCACTTGGACGCCGAGTCGGTGACCTGGCTGGAGCAGCACCTCGAGTCATACCCGGGAGCCGTGCTGGCCGTGACCCACGACCGGTACTTCCTGGACAACGTCGCGCAGTGGATCTGTGAGGTCGACCGCGGCCGCCTTTACCCCTACGAGGGCAACTACTCGACCTACCTGGAGAAGAAGCAGGAGCGCCTCCAGGTGCAGGGCAAGAAGGACGCCAAGCTCGCCAAGCGCCTCAAGAGCGAGCTGGAGTGGGTGCGGTCGAACGCCAAGGCCCGCCAGACCAAGAGCAAGGCGCGTCTGGCCCGCTACGAAGAAATGGCTGCCGAGGCCGAGCGCACCAAGAAGCTCGACTTCGAGGAGATCCAGATTCCGCCGGGCCCGCGTCTGGGCGCGCAGGTGATCGAGGTCAAGAACCTCAAGAAGGGCTTCGGCGACCGCACCCTGATCGATGGCCTGTCGTTCACGCTGCCGCGCAACGGCATCGTCGGCGTCATCGGCCCGAACGGTGTCGGTAAGACCACGCTGTTCAAGACGATCGTCGGGCTCGAGGAAGCGGACGGCGGCGAGGTCAAGATCGGCGACAGCGTCAACATCTCCTACGTCGACCAGAGTCGGGGTGGCATCGACTCCCAGAAGACTCTGTGGGAGGTCGTTTCCGACGGGCTCGACTACATCCAGGTCGGTCAGGTCGAGATCCCTTCGCGCGCGTACGTGTCGCAGTTCGGATTCAAGGGGCCCGACCAGCAGAAGAAGGCTGGCGTCCTCTCTGGTGGAGAGCGCAACCGCCTCAACCTCGCGTTGACCCTCAAGCAGGGCGGCAACCTCTTGCTGCTCGACGAGCCCACCAACGACCTGGACGTCGAGACCCTCGGTTCGCTGGAGAACGCCCTGCTGGACTTCCCAGGCTGTGCCGTCGTGATCAGCCACGACCGGTGGTTCCTCGACCGCGTCGCGACGCACATCCTGGCCTACGAAGGTGACGACGAGAACCCCGCCAAGTGGTACTGGTTCGAGGGCAACTTCGACGCTTATGAAGAGAACAAGATCGAGCGTCTCGGCGCGGAGGCGGCGCGTCCGCACCGGGTGACGTACCGCAAGTTGACCCGCGACTGA
- a CDS encoding single-stranded DNA-binding protein, whose product MSNTLVTITGNLTGDPELREYDNARKTVIRVASTASVRDRTTGDFRNGSTSFYNVSCWNALGENVLKSMQKGDPVVVTGRLEISAYQAQDGSPRQSAEINASNVGHDLKFGTTSFERPARPEQAAA is encoded by the coding sequence ATGAGCAACACACTCGTGACGATCACCGGCAACCTGACCGGAGACCCCGAACTGCGTGAGTACGACAACGCGCGCAAGACCGTCATCCGCGTGGCCAGCACGGCCTCGGTGCGTGACCGCACCACCGGTGATTTCCGCAACGGCAGCACCAGCTTCTACAACGTGAGCTGCTGGAACGCGCTCGGTGAGAACGTCCTGAAGTCCATGCAGAAGGGCGACCCGGTGGTGGTCACGGGGCGCCTGGAGATCTCCGCGTACCAGGCGCAGGACGGCTCGCCCAGGCAGTCGGCCGAGATCAATGCCAGCAACGTCGGGCATGACCTCAAGTTCGGCACGACCAGCTTCGAGCGGCCCGCCCGACCCGAGCAGGCAGCCGCCTGA
- a CDS encoding GTPase, with protein sequence MSPDLFKRKSGEAAQVISAEALQARGRSLVEAVEIGGSRLPADQVAVVEQLGRKVAERSGIAGNRTVVALAGATGSGKSSLFNALVGEPVSRIGARRPTTSRAAAAVWGEEPSGELLDWVGVGARHQVPPIAPDAEQLDGLVLLDLPDFDSRVSAHRVEADRVLKLSDVFVWVTDPQKYADAVLHDDYIRTMSAHAAVTVVVLNQIDRLTSEAARACIQDLEKLLAADGLNGVKVFATSAARGMGLSELRGVLSSVVGHRNAANQRLAADLRTEAAALRKHVGDREVDLSGRNEELTDALSKAAAVPVVVQAVDRDYRMRAGMHGGWPFTRWASRLRPAPLSRLGLDKVASQLTRSEGRIALGRSSLPPASPAALASVDLATRRLGERAAEGLPMPWADSVYDAANPAGDDLRDSLDQAVLGVPLRDRDPIWWSVFSVLQWLFAAVAIAGLLWLLMLAGLGAAQIQIDVPTWGWMPIPVLMLAGGLILGLLLAALSRFLARRGAARRAEKARRRLRAAVAEVGEHEVIAPVQEVLAQHRATREALDRAAH encoded by the coding sequence ATGAGTCCGGATCTGTTCAAGCGCAAGTCGGGAGAAGCGGCACAGGTCATCTCGGCCGAGGCGCTCCAGGCCCGCGGACGCTCGCTGGTCGAAGCGGTCGAGATCGGCGGCTCGCGGTTACCCGCCGACCAGGTCGCGGTCGTCGAGCAACTGGGCCGCAAAGTCGCCGAACGCAGCGGCATCGCCGGCAATCGCACGGTGGTGGCGCTTGCTGGTGCGACCGGCAGTGGCAAGTCGAGTCTCTTCAACGCCCTTGTGGGAGAACCGGTTTCGCGAATCGGTGCCCGGCGTCCGACCACCTCGCGGGCAGCCGCTGCGGTCTGGGGCGAGGAGCCTTCGGGTGAGTTGCTCGACTGGGTCGGTGTCGGCGCTCGTCACCAAGTGCCACCCATCGCGCCTGATGCTGAGCAACTCGACGGTCTCGTGCTGCTCGACCTGCCCGACTTCGACTCGCGCGTTTCGGCGCACCGCGTCGAGGCTGACCGGGTGCTGAAGCTCTCGGACGTCTTCGTCTGGGTCACCGATCCGCAGAAGTACGCCGACGCCGTGTTGCACGACGACTACATCCGCACGATGTCAGCGCACGCCGCCGTGACGGTCGTCGTGCTCAATCAGATCGACCGCCTCACCTCCGAGGCCGCGCGGGCGTGCATCCAGGACCTCGAGAAGTTGCTCGCCGCTGACGGGCTGAACGGCGTCAAGGTGTTCGCAACTTCGGCCGCCCGCGGCATGGGGCTGAGCGAGCTCCGCGGAGTGCTGAGTTCTGTGGTGGGGCACCGCAATGCCGCCAATCAACGGCTCGCCGCTGATCTTCGCACCGAGGCGGCTGCCCTGCGCAAGCACGTCGGTGACCGCGAGGTCGACCTCAGCGGACGCAACGAGGAACTGACCGACGCCCTGAGCAAGGCCGCCGCCGTGCCCGTGGTCGTGCAGGCCGTTGACCGCGATTACCGGATGCGTGCCGGAATGCACGGCGGCTGGCCGTTCACCCGCTGGGCCAGCAGGCTGCGTCCGGCGCCGTTGTCGCGTCTCGGCCTCGACAAGGTGGCCTCCCAACTCACCCGTTCAGAGGGCCGCATCGCGCTCGGACGTTCCTCCCTGCCTCCTGCGAGCCCGGCCGCTCTGGCCTCGGTCGACCTGGCCACCCGACGTCTGGGGGAGCGGGCCGCCGAAGGGCTGCCGATGCCCTGGGCCGACTCCGTCTACGATGCGGCCAACCCTGCGGGCGACGATCTGCGCGATTCCCTCGACCAGGCGGTGCTCGGAGTGCCGCTGCGCGACCGTGACCCGATCTGGTGGTCGGTCTTCTCGGTGCTGCAGTGGCTGTTCGCTGCCGTGGCCATCGCTGGTCTGCTCTGGTTGCTCATGCTCGCCGGCCTCGGAGCCGCTCAGATCCAGATTGATGTTCCGACTTGGGGATGGATGCCCATTCCGGTGCTGATGCTGGCCGGCGGCCTGATCCTGGGCCTTCTGCTCGCGGCGTTGTCGCGCTTCCTGGCACGACGAGGTGCGGCGAGGCGCGCCGAGAAGGCCCGCCGTCGCCTGCGCGCCGCCGTCGCCGAGGTGGGCGAACACGAGGTCATCGCGCCGGTGCAAGAGGTGCTCGCGCAGCATCGCGCCACCCGCGAAGCCTTGGACCGCGCAGCCCACTGA
- a CDS encoding GTPase domain-containing protein produces MTPAPDTQQLPAALERLRAAVEQARFPLDTAGADRARAERGELLAQLRDYIIPRANSLDAPLLAVVGGSTGAGKSTLVNSIVGEQVTTPGVLRPTTRASTLIHNPDDAKWFTTARVLPELARLTGAAQGNQDPNSLRLVGSGSVPRGLALLDAPDIDSVVSANRDLARQLLSAADLWIFVTTATRYADAVPWDLLHQAIKRGTSVAVVLDRVPMDVMEEVRADLAGMLAEQGLGQSPVFAVAESKLSPTGMLPVSEVTRIRGWLSSLAADAHARSIVIRRTLDGALDSLGQRTSVLTTLVDEQRQAETELAKGPKQAFDDAIEGVKAGIQDGSLLRGEVLARWQEFVGTGELLRQLEAGVGRMRDRVTAFMRGRGREEPADNLGEALQSGVAALLLSHAETASITSARAWRATPGGARLIEEHRELASLPKGFADQVERAVRDWQSDVMTMVREEAGSRRTTARFLAFGVNGIAVMLMLITFSTTAGLTGTEVGIAGGSAVLAQRLLEAIFGDQAVRTLSARARALLLERAQQLFDEQESRFEKVLGQAVGQRPEQDALPSAVAAVKKAR; encoded by the coding sequence GTGACCCCCGCACCTGACACCCAGCAGCTTCCGGCTGCGCTCGAACGACTCCGGGCGGCGGTCGAGCAAGCACGGTTCCCGCTCGACACCGCCGGTGCGGATCGTGCGCGCGCCGAGCGCGGCGAATTGCTTGCCCAATTGCGCGACTACATCATTCCGCGGGCCAACTCCCTGGACGCTCCGCTGCTGGCTGTGGTGGGCGGATCGACCGGAGCCGGAAAGTCGACCCTGGTCAATTCGATCGTGGGGGAGCAGGTGACCACGCCCGGCGTGCTGCGTCCGACCACTCGGGCGTCCACGCTCATCCACAACCCGGACGATGCCAAGTGGTTCACCACGGCACGTGTTCTGCCCGAACTCGCCCGTCTCACCGGCGCGGCGCAGGGCAACCAGGACCCCAACAGTCTGCGCCTCGTGGGCAGTGGCTCGGTGCCTCGTGGTTTGGCACTGCTCGATGCCCCCGACATCGACTCCGTGGTGTCGGCCAACCGCGATCTGGCGCGCCAACTGTTGAGCGCCGCCGACCTGTGGATCTTCGTCACAACCGCCACGCGTTATGCCGACGCCGTGCCGTGGGACCTCCTGCACCAAGCGATCAAGCGCGGCACCTCGGTGGCCGTCGTCCTCGACCGAGTGCCGATGGACGTCATGGAGGAGGTGCGTGCCGACCTCGCCGGCATGCTCGCCGAGCAAGGCCTTGGCCAGTCACCTGTCTTCGCAGTGGCCGAATCGAAGCTGTCGCCGACCGGCATGCTCCCGGTCAGTGAGGTCACCCGCATCCGAGGTTGGCTGAGCTCTCTCGCCGCTGATGCTCATGCCCGCAGCATCGTGATCCGTCGCACCCTCGACGGCGCACTCGACTCCCTCGGCCAGCGCACGTCCGTGCTGACCACCCTCGTCGACGAGCAGCGCCAGGCTGAGACCGAACTGGCCAAGGGGCCCAAGCAGGCATTCGATGACGCCATCGAGGGCGTCAAGGCAGGCATCCAGGACGGCTCGCTCCTGCGTGGTGAGGTGTTGGCTCGCTGGCAGGAGTTCGTCGGCACCGGCGAGCTGCTTCGCCAGTTGGAAGCAGGCGTCGGACGCATGCGCGACCGGGTCACCGCCTTCATGCGTGGGCGCGGCCGGGAGGAGCCGGCCGACAACCTCGGCGAGGCGCTGCAGAGTGGCGTCGCCGCCCTTCTCCTCTCCCACGCCGAGACCGCGTCGATCACCTCCGCGCGAGCCTGGCGAGCAACACCGGGTGGCGCGCGGCTGATCGAGGAACACCGCGAACTCGCCTCCCTCCCGAAGGGCTTCGCCGATCAGGTGGAGCGTGCAGTGCGTGACTGGCAGAGCGATGTCATGACGATGGTGCGCGAGGAAGCCGGGTCGAGACGTACCACCGCTCGGTTCCTCGCCTTCGGGGTCAACGGCATTGCGGTGATGCTGATGCTCATCACCTTCTCCACGACCGCCGGGTTGACCGGTACCGAGGTGGGCATCGCGGGTGGATCAGCAGTGCTCGCGCAGCGATTGCTGGAGGCGATCTTCGGTGACCAGGCCGTCCGCACGCTGAGTGCGCGTGCGCGTGCGCTGCTTCTGGAGCGTGCGCAGCAATTGTTCGACGAGCAGGAAAGCCGGTTCGAGAAAGTGCTTGGGCAAGCAGTTGGTCAGCGCCCCGAACAGGACGCACTACCGTCGGCAGTGGCAGCAGTGAAGAAGGCGCGATGA
- the efeB gene encoding iron uptake transporter deferrochelatase/peroxidase subunit: protein MSTSENAASEETQGTTGSGVTRRRMVGLAGAGAALGAAGFASGFATRAATAGEPAAKPYDFFGEHQSGIVTPAQDRLHFAAFDVTTSDRQELVTLLRAWSLAAERMMQGLSASDEETSYDAPPADTGEAQGLPASSLTITIGFGPTLFRDASGKDRFGIADKTPKALRTLPHFPGDKLDVHRSGGDLCVQACADDPQVAVHAIRNLARIGFGTVSLRWSQLGFGRTSSTSKSQETPRNLFGFKDGTANVKAEDTAVLKEHVWVGDGDDAGARWLAGGSYLVARRINMHIETWDRTSLREQERDIGRDRSQGAPLSGGTEFSQPDFALKGRGGEPVINARSHVRLAHPSANNGVQMLRRGYNFTDGSDQLGRIDAGLFFIAFVRNPDTHFIPMQNQLAKNDLLMEYLQHTGSALFAVPPGASRGSYVGAGLFS from the coding sequence ATGAGCACATCTGAGAACGCTGCGTCCGAGGAGACCCAGGGCACAACAGGATCCGGCGTCACCCGACGTCGGATGGTCGGGCTGGCCGGTGCGGGTGCCGCCTTGGGTGCGGCTGGTTTCGCGAGTGGTTTCGCCACCCGTGCCGCAACCGCCGGAGAGCCGGCTGCCAAGCCGTACGACTTCTTCGGTGAGCACCAATCGGGCATCGTCACTCCCGCCCAGGACCGGCTCCACTTCGCAGCCTTCGACGTCACCACGTCCGATCGTCAGGAACTGGTGACGCTGCTTCGTGCGTGGTCGCTCGCGGCAGAACGAATGATGCAGGGCCTCAGCGCCAGCGACGAGGAGACCTCCTACGACGCGCCCCCGGCCGACACCGGTGAGGCGCAGGGGCTGCCGGCGTCGTCGCTGACCATCACCATCGGATTCGGCCCGACACTCTTTCGGGACGCATCCGGCAAGGACCGCTTCGGCATCGCCGACAAGACACCCAAGGCGCTGCGCACCTTGCCGCACTTCCCGGGTGACAAGTTGGACGTGCACCGATCGGGCGGCGACCTGTGCGTGCAGGCCTGTGCCGACGACCCCCAGGTCGCGGTGCACGCCATCCGCAACCTGGCTCGCATCGGCTTCGGCACCGTATCTCTGCGGTGGAGCCAGCTCGGTTTCGGTCGCACCTCCTCCACCTCGAAGTCGCAGGAGACCCCGCGCAACCTGTTCGGCTTCAAGGACGGCACGGCCAATGTGAAGGCCGAGGACACCGCTGTGCTGAAGGAGCACGTGTGGGTCGGCGACGGAGATGACGCCGGTGCCCGGTGGCTCGCGGGCGGGAGTTATCTGGTGGCTCGTCGGATCAACATGCACATCGAGACGTGGGATCGCACGTCCTTGCGCGAGCAGGAGCGCGACATCGGCCGCGATCGCAGCCAGGGTGCGCCGTTGTCGGGTGGCACCGAGTTCAGTCAGCCCGACTTCGCCCTCAAGGGGCGAGGGGGTGAGCCCGTCATCAACGCGCGATCGCACGTCCGGCTGGCCCACCCGAGCGCGAACAACGGCGTGCAGATGCTGCGGCGGGGCTACAACTTCACCGATGGTTCCGACCAGCTGGGCAGGATCGACGCCGGGTTGTTCTTCATCGCTTTCGTGCGCAATCCCGACACCCATTTCATCCCCATGCAGAACCAACTCGCCAAGAACGATCTGCTCATGGAGTACCTCCAGCACACCGGTTCGGCGCTGTTCGCAGTACCTCCGGGCGCTTCGCGCGGGTCGTACGTCGGAGCGGGCCTTTTCAGCTGA
- the efeO gene encoding iron uptake system protein EfeO: MNRRLNLLTVPAVLALAVSGCTSNSPSAGGDLTVTSTADKCAVSASSAPSGTLVFKVTNKGNEITEFYLLAQDGLRIVGEVENITPNLTRDLVVQAPAGQYFTSCKPGMVGSGIRSAFTVTDSGKKVEASGDDKKLVATATTLYAGYVKDQTDQLLTKTNQFAALYKAGKFDQARALYAPARLHWERIETVAESFGDLDPSMDAREADLEPGQVWTGWHKIEKDLWPPKTGYKPLTAAERTKLADKLVTDTKTLHTRTRTLTYTVDQIANGSKGLLDEVATGKVTGEEEAWSHTDLWDFQGNVDGARVGFDNLRPILSKKDPALETSIATKFTALQKVLDKHKVGDGFKLYTQLSKGEIKELSDAVNALSEPLSKLTAAVLK; the protein is encoded by the coding sequence ATGAACCGTCGCCTCAACCTTCTGACCGTGCCTGCCGTTCTTGCGCTGGCGGTCAGTGGGTGCACCAGCAACAGCCCGTCCGCCGGTGGTGACCTCACCGTCACCTCGACCGCTGACAAGTGCGCGGTGTCGGCATCGTCCGCACCCTCGGGCACGCTCGTGTTCAAGGTGACGAACAAGGGCAACGAGATCACCGAGTTCTACCTCTTGGCGCAGGACGGCCTGCGGATCGTCGGTGAGGTCGAGAACATCACGCCCAACCTCACCCGCGATCTCGTCGTCCAGGCACCCGCCGGTCAGTACTTCACCTCGTGCAAGCCCGGCATGGTCGGTAGCGGCATCCGGAGCGCCTTCACCGTCACCGACTCGGGCAAGAAGGTCGAAGCCAGTGGGGACGACAAGAAGCTGGTCGCGACAGCGACCACGCTGTACGCCGGGTACGTCAAGGACCAAACGGACCAGCTCCTGACCAAGACCAACCAGTTCGCCGCGCTCTACAAGGCCGGCAAGTTCGACCAGGCGCGGGCCCTGTACGCACCGGCCCGGTTGCACTGGGAACGGATCGAGACCGTCGCCGAGTCCTTTGGTGACCTCGACCCGAGCATGGACGCCCGTGAGGCCGATCTCGAGCCCGGACAGGTCTGGACCGGCTGGCACAAGATCGAGAAGGACCTGTGGCCGCCGAAGACCGGCTACAAGCCACTGACCGCGGCCGAGCGCACCAAGCTCGCCGACAAATTGGTCACTGATACCAAAACGCTCCACACGCGCACCCGCACACTCACCTACACCGTCGACCAGATCGCCAACGGCTCCAAGGGCTTGTTGGACGAAGTGGCGACGGGCAAGGTCACCGGCGAGGAAGAGGCGTGGTCGCACACCGACCTGTGGGACTTCCAGGGCAATGTCGATGGCGCTCGCGTGGGTTTCGACAACTTGCGTCCGATCCTGAGCAAGAAGGACCCGGCCTTGGAGACCTCTATCGCCACCAAGTTCACCGCCCTGCAGAAGGTGCTCGACAAGCACAAGGTGGGTGACGGCTTCAAGCTCTACACGCAGCTGTCCAAGGGCGAGATCAAGGAACTCTCGGACGCGGTGAACGCCCTGTCCGAGCCGCTGTCGAAGCTGACGGCCGCTGTCCTGAAATGA
- the efeU gene encoding iron uptake transporter permease EfeU: MLSNYLIGLREGLEATLVVVILVAYLVKSQRRHLLPRIWAGVAVAIGISLAFGAALTFGPRGLSFEAQEAIGGALSIIAVGFVTWMIFWMARSARGLSAELKSAVDRAADARKASLVLVAMLAVGREGLETALFIWAATQAARTENGSTTDPLIGALLGLLTAVVMGYFMYRGTLKLNLSKFFMWTGGLLILVAAGVLSYGVHDLQEAGILPGLNSIAFDVSGTIRPTSVLGTLLKGTFNFSPVTTWLEAVAWVGYVVPVMSLFILKIRQQPAPSATPARPAEKVAQ; this comes from the coding sequence ATGCTGAGCAACTACCTCATCGGACTGCGGGAGGGGTTGGAGGCGACTCTCGTCGTCGTCATCCTGGTCGCCTATCTGGTCAAGTCGCAGCGGCGACACCTGCTGCCGCGCATCTGGGCCGGGGTCGCCGTTGCCATCGGAATCTCGTTGGCTTTCGGCGCTGCACTGACCTTCGGTCCCCGCGGTCTGTCCTTCGAAGCCCAAGAAGCCATCGGCGGAGCCCTGTCGATCATCGCGGTCGGTTTCGTCACGTGGATGATCTTCTGGATGGCTCGCTCGGCCCGCGGACTTTCTGCGGAGCTCAAGAGTGCCGTCGACCGGGCAGCCGACGCCCGCAAAGCGAGCCTGGTGCTCGTCGCGATGCTCGCCGTCGGCCGTGAGGGCCTGGAAACAGCGCTGTTCATCTGGGCAGCCACCCAGGCCGCGCGCACCGAGAACGGCTCCACCACGGACCCCCTGATCGGTGCACTCCTGGGTCTGCTCACCGCCGTCGTCATGGGCTACTTCATGTATCGCGGCACGCTCAAGCTCAACCTCAGCAAGTTCTTCATGTGGACCGGCGGACTGCTGATCCTGGTCGCCGCGGGAGTGTTGTCCTACGGCGTCCACGACCTTCAGGAAGCGGGCATCCTGCCCGGACTCAACTCCATCGCCTTCGACGTCAGCGGCACCATTCGCCCGACCTCGGTGTTGGGCACCCTGCTCAAGGGCACGTTCAACTTCTCCCCGGTCACCACCTGGCTCGAAGCCGTGGCCTGGGTCGGATACGTCGTCCCCGTCATGAGCCTGTTCATCCTCAAGATCCGTCAGCAGCCGGCGCCTTCCGCGACGCCCGCCCGCCCCGCCGAGAAAGTCGCTCAATGA